The Bradysia coprophila strain Holo2 chromosome IV, BU_Bcop_v1, whole genome shotgun sequence genome includes a region encoding these proteins:
- the LOC119066533 gene encoding uncharacterized protein LOC119066533 isoform X1, which yields MSSDDEDMDAEAADSFNKTTYQALPPVSQAKYQNAYQVFQKWNKSNGWCAISEDLLMKYFVELNAKSKPSTLFAIFSMLKATFRINDDIDIAKYSKLIEYIKGRNASYKPAKAKIFTDEEIERFVNEAPDDRWLDVKVVCIFGVSGVSSSKKLVNVMVEHVKRYDDLILVTIPRTDTTPQGTFTITGTYFNIVQKYANLRHEKPVSNRFFLAYNDGKCSSQPIGKNKFSGMPRRVAMYLKLSEPRRYSASFSFRRNTPNLYGNSNAWNQITATEQSSDTVELDSQTGHLKQTTTFSFARPPLPPPQPAVVRNTRSTNGNMNGNETAHVCSLSCGEAKCALDENEKSILHTFNLMKPSEFSITDVTPAVYASEPACRWIVAYVHNNEAVSAFNADDTFEDITRSIPSNVRINQKYIRGSTSQVSAAYVVVYGVNCRCQKEPTDVCSYSGNDVKTEF from the exons ATGTCGTCGGACGATGAAGACATGGATGCTGAAGCAGCAGATTCATTCAATAAGACAACCTATCAAGCTCTACCGCCCGTATCGCAAGCGAAATACCAAAATGCATACCAGGTGTTCCAGAAGTGGAACAAATCCAATGGATGGTGTGCCATTTCAGAAGATCTGctgatgaaatattttgttgaactgAATGCCAAGAGCAAACCATCCACATTGTTTGCCATTTTTTCCATGCTGAAGGCCACATTCCGGATAAATGATGACATTGACATCGCCAAGTACTCCAAACTGATTGAATACATCAAAGGCAGAAATGCTAGCTACAAACCGGCGAAGGCGAAAATCTTCACCGACGAAGAGATCGAAAGATTTGTGAACGAAGCGCCCGATGATAGATGGCTTGATGTGAAG GTGGTCTGCATATTCGGCGTCAGTGGTGTTTCCAGTTCGAAG AAACTTGTCAACGTAATGGTCGAGCACGTTAAACGGTACGATGATCTGATTTTGGTGACCATACCCAGAACGGACACGACACCACAGGGTACATTTACAATCACTGGAACGTACTTCAATATCGTACAGAAATACGCCAATTTGCGACATGAGAAACCAGTTTCGAATCGCTTCTTTTTGGCCTACAACGACGGCAAGTGTTCATCACAGCCAATcggaaaaaacaaattcagcGGAATGCCTCGTAGAGTCGCTATGTATCTGAAATTATCAGAACCGAGACGGTATTCAG cgtcattttcattccGAAGAAATACGCCCAATCTGTATGGCAATTCCAACGCTTGGAATCAGATTACTGCCACCGAGCAATCTTCGGACACTGTCGAATTAGACTCTCAAACCGGACACCTAAAACAAACGACCACATTCAGCTTCGCACGGCCGCCTCTTCCTCCACCTCAACCGGCTGTTGTTAGAAACACGCGGTCAACAAATGGTAACATGAATGGCAATGAAACTG CACATGTATGCTCCCTTAGCTGCGGTGAAGCGAAATGTGCCTTGGACGAAAATGAGAAAAGTATTTTGCACACGTTCAATCTGATGAAACCATCGGAATTCTCCATCACAGACGTAACACCTGCGGTATATGCATCGGAGCCAGCTTGCAGATGGATTGTAGCATATGTGCATAACAACGAAGCGGTCTCAGCTTTCAATGCCGATGATACGTTCGAAGATATAACCAGATCGATACCGAGCAACGTccgaataaatcaaaaatacattCGCGGAAGCACGTCACAGGTGTCCGCGGCCTATGTGGTTGTGTACGGTGTAAATTGCAGGTGTCAGAAGGAGCCTACAGATGTTTGTAGTTATTCAGGGAACGATGTAAAAACTGAGTTTTAG
- the LOC119066534 gene encoding uncharacterized protein LOC119066534 → MSSEDEDLMDEDVPHTLNKTNNHSLPANSQAKYNLTYQVFQKWNKSNGWSAVSEELLMKYFTELETKNKPPTLVAIFSMLKATFRINDGIDIGTYSKLLEFLKQKNAGYKPSSTIFFTDEEIEKFLNEASDDLWLDVKVVCIFGISGLWNTKKLVKIMIEHVKRYDDLILVTTPKTITNAQSTFTITGPFFHIVQKYADLRHENPSSGRFFLCYHDGKCTAQPIGKNKFCGMPKRIAKFLKIPDSTRYSALSFRRRSANFHTKIGPWDIVEQSAEHVDLDYQTGYLKPSAFSYTQPPASTQATRATSSNTYHNNGYQNEHVCTLSCGQVKCASEENENSVLHAFTTMKPDEFVISDLTPAVYPSDPACRWIVGYTHHVDAVTASNADETFEDITRSIPNNVRINQRYIRGSTIHLPAAYVVVYGVNCKCQKEKETVDIFNFALNEGKYED, encoded by the exons ATGTCGTCAGAAGACGAAGACTTGATGGATGAGGATGTACCTCATACACTCAATAAAACCAATAATCACTCCCTACCGGCCAATTCTCAAGCGAAATACAATCTCACATATCAAGTTTTCCAAAAGTGGAACAAGTCCAACGGATGGAGTGCCGTTTCGGAAGAACTGCTGATGAAATACTTTACGGAGctggaaacgaaaaataaGCCACCGACATTGGTCGCAATCTTTTCCATGCTAAAGGCCACATTCCGGATAAATGACGGCATCGACATCGGCACGTATTCTAAACTgcttgaatttttaaaacaaaaaaacgccGGCTACAAGCCTTCCAGCACAATATTCTTTACCgacgaagaaatcgaaaaattccTGAACGAGGCGTCCGATGATCTATGGCTGGATGTAAAG GTCGTCTGCATATTTGGAATCAGTGGTCTCTGGAACACCAAG aaactcgtcaaaataatgATCGAACATGTGAAACGGTACGACGATCTGATTTTGGTGACAACACCTAAAACCATCACGAATGCTCAGAGTacattcacaataaccggACCGTTCTTCCATATTGTACAGAAATATGCCGATTTGCGGCATGAGAATCCCAGTTCTGGTCGTTTCTTTTTATGCTACCATGACGGTAAATGCACTGCGCAACCCAtcggaaaaaataaattttgtggaatgCCGAAACGGATCgccaaatttctcaaaataccAGACTCAACACGTTACTCAG CACTTTCGTTCCGAAGACGTTCAGCCAATTTCCATACAAAGATAGGTCCGTGGGACATTGTCGAGCAATCTGCGGAACATGTGGACTTGGATTATCAAACAGGATACCTTAAACCGTCTGCATTCAGCTACACACAACCGCCAGCTTCTACTCAAGCAACTAGAGCTACGAGTTCGAATACGTATCACAATAATGGCTACCAAAATG AGCATGTGTGCACCCTCAGTTGCGGTCAAGTGAAATGTGCATCTGAAGAGAATGAAAACAGTGTTTTGCATGCGTTTACGACAATGAAACCAGACGAATTTGTCATATCCGATCTAACGCCGGCAGTATATCCATCGGACCCAGCCTGTAGATGGATAGTCGGATACACCCATCATGTCGATGCAGTAACAGCGTCGAACGCTGATGAGACATTCGAAGATATAACCAGGTCGATACCGAACAATGTCCGCATAAATCAACGATACATTCGAGGGAGCACGATTCATCTACCTGCCGCGTACGTAGTTGTCTATGGCGTTAATTGTAAGTGTCAGAAAGAGAAAGAGACTGTGGATATattcaattttgcattgaatgAAGGGAAATATGAAGATTAG
- the LOC119066532 gene encoding uncharacterized protein LOC119066532, translated as MSSEDDDMDYDTTLIKADSLNAEAVAPKANPKYSKVYEDFQKWNETNGATPVTEDVLMKYFTELAVKSKPTTLWVYQSMLKSTLRINDNIDISNYSTLINFLRGKNAGYKPVKATVFTEEEMNKFINEAPDEQWLDVKVVCIFGINGVHSSSKLINVMIDHIKVYEDLILVTIPKSETSAKRTFTVTGTFFTVMHKYIRLRPENSMINRFFLRYRDEKCTPLPMGRNRFFEMPRRIAKYLKLPKPELYSANSFRMNASHIASANSTIAWESLNNVPEQPQTQYSLDYETGHLRTSLSATYAGPSVSVPSCMNGGRHDHRNGKRNDNKTERTGSDEHICTINCGQVKCATEENEMGALHAFSIMKPDDYKIIEVIPALFASDPICRWIVAYTHTVDPVSSYNGDETFADITRSTPNNVTVIQKYIRHRSSQLLPAYVVVYGVNCRCQSKQSELYNYEVNEIKYEV; from the exons ATGTCTTCGGAAGATGATGACATGGACTATGACACTACATTGATCAAGGCTGATTCTTTAAATGCTGAAGCGGTGGCGCCTAAGGCGAACCCAAAATACAGCAAAGTGTATGAGGATTTCCAGAAGTGGAACGAAACAAATGGTGCCACTCCGGTGACAGAAGAcgttttgatgaaatattttacggAACTGGCAGTCAAAAGCAAACCAACAACGTTATGGGTGTATCAGTCGATGCTAAAGTCAACACTTCGaataaacgataatattgatATCAGTAACTATTCGACGTTGATCAACTTTCTGAGAGGAAAAAACGCCGGATACAAACCCGTTAAGGCGACCGTGTTTACAGAAGAAGAAATGAATAAGTTTATTAATGAGGCTCCTGACGAGCAGTGGTTAGACGTAAAG GTTGTCTGTATATTTGGTATCAACGGTGTTCACAGCTCCAGCAAACTTATCAACGTCATGATCGACCACATCAAAGTTTATGAGGATTTGATTTTGGTGACAATACCGAAATCAGAAACTAGTGCTAAGCGAACATTCACAGTGACTGGGACGTTTTTCACTGTTATGCATAAATACATACGTTTGCGACCTGAAAATTCAATGATCAACCGGTTCTTTCTGCGTTATCGCGACGAAAAATGTACACCGTTACCGATGGGTCGAAATAGATTCTTTGAAATGCCACGCAGGATTGCTAAGTATCTGAAACTGCCAAAGCCGGAGCTATATTCAG CGAACTCATTCCGCATGAATGCTAGCCATATCGCATCAGCAAATTCGACCATTGCTTGGGAATCATTGAATAATGTTCCTGAGCAACCACAAACTCAATATTCACTGGACTATGAGACCGGTCACCTTAGAACGTCTTTATCAGCTACGTACGCAGGTCCATCTGTCTCTGTCCCAAGCTGCATGAACGGTGGCAGACACGATCATCGGAATGGTAAACGAAATGACAATAAGACTGAAAGGACTGGAAGCGATG AACACATCTGCACGATAAACTGTGGCCAGGTAAAATGCGCCACGGAGGAAAATGAGATGGGCGCATTGCATGCATTTTCCATAATGAAACCAGACGATTACAAAATTATCGAAGTCATACCCGCCCTATTCGCTTCGGATCCAATTTGTCGATGGATAGTGGCGTACACCCATACCGTTGATCCGGTATCCTCATACAATGGTGACGAAACGTTTGCAGACATAACGAGATCAACACCGAACAATGTTACAGTGATTCAGAAATATATCAGACATAGGTCTTCTCAGCTGCTGCCAGCATATGTTGTGGTATATGGTGTGAATTGTCGGTGCCAGTCGAAGCAGTCCGAACTGTACAACTATGAAGTGAACGAAATCAAATACGAagtttga